The genome window CAGTGAGGGGGAGAGGTACTATGAAATATTATTGATTTTAATCTTTATTGCTATAGGTATATTTAATGGTTTTATAGCACTTATCGCACCGGGAATTTCTGCAAGTGGCTCTGGATGTGGGAAAGGTTGTATGGAAAATATATCATCACTAAAAACCACAAGCTTGATATTTCTCATGCTTGCACTCATTACGGCTTTCTTTCCTTCGGAGAAAAACATAAATAAAATTGTTTCAAAAATAAAAATATATCTAGCTAGAATAAAAAGCGGACGATAAATTGACAAAACTATTGTAATGGTTTGTTTTTATTAAAATAGGTGCATCAATGCCTTTCTGATTTAGATCCGAGTAAAAAGGTATCTTCCTAAAAAATAAAACGTGTGAATTCAGAATATCTATGCGGAAAACCACATAGATATTCAACTCGGTACATTTAAGCGTGCTCTAATTCATCTAAGTAATCCGCATACCACTGCATCATTTCTCTTCTTCCTTCCAAATATTGCGCATGATTATAGGTTCCTCGAATAGAGTTTTTATCCTTGTGAGCCAGTTGTGTTTCAACCCACGCACTGTCAAACCCTTTCTTATGTAAGATAGTACTCATTGTGTGGCGAAAGCCATGCCCTGTTGCTTTGCCATCATACCCAATTCGCTTTAAGACCATGTTAGTACTGGCTTCACTCTTTGGTTGATTAATGTTGCAACAACCCGAGCAAACTAATTAATACTGACCAATAAAAGATCAAGCTATTGAATTTTGTAGGTTAGTTATTTGCTCAGCCCTCTTTAGGGGCTGAGTAAGTTATTAACTAGGACCTATAAAAATCATTTTCCAAACCCAAATGCCCCTACATGCCCTTCCCTGTTCACATCCAGATAATCAGCCCACCATTGCACCATCAGTCGTCTTTCCTCAATATGCTCTGCCTTATGAATATAAGCAGCTCTTACTGAGTTACG of Providencia rettgeri contains these proteins:
- the intS_4 gene encoding Putative prophage CPS-53 integrase, producing MVLKRIGYDGKATGHGFRHTMSTILHKKGFDSAWVETQLAHKDKNSIRGTYNHAQYLEGRREMMQWYADYLDELEHA